A part of Homoserinibacter sp. YIM 151385 genomic DNA contains:
- a CDS encoding methylenetetrahydrofolate reductase translates to MAAFELDEERGDRAAQADGADAAGEPACPGRTFSFELYPPRTPAAEAGLWSTLHRLVAAGPEFVSVTFGAGGGTRDRSLEVLTHLLRETSVKPMAHLTCVGSSYAQASRLIREFLDAGVTSFLALRGDPPADAPPGETGLGDLGSAGELVQLIHRVQKERVPFEELDVPGAPGAKRLAKGEKVMIAVAAFPTGHPRSRSRAQDIDTLLAKEAAGANLAITQLFFEADDYLGFVQRAREAGVRMRILPGIMPVLSARRLHRIVELTGEALPEQLLRDLERADEPEAVGIAHAARLGARLLEGGAPGLHLYTFNRAEAPLAVLRETGLLDDAPTPSTPAHLVKDPA, encoded by the coding sequence GTGGCCGCATTCGAGCTGGACGAGGAGCGCGGCGACCGCGCCGCCCAGGCCGACGGCGCCGACGCGGCGGGGGAGCCCGCCTGTCCCGGGCGCACCTTCTCCTTCGAGCTCTACCCGCCGCGCACCCCCGCCGCGGAGGCCGGCCTCTGGTCGACGCTCCACCGGCTCGTGGCGGCCGGCCCCGAGTTCGTCTCGGTGACCTTCGGCGCCGGAGGCGGGACGCGCGACCGCTCCCTCGAGGTCCTCACGCACCTGCTCCGCGAGACCTCGGTGAAGCCGATGGCGCACCTCACCTGCGTCGGCTCCTCCTACGCCCAGGCCAGCCGCCTCATCCGCGAGTTCCTCGACGCCGGCGTCACGAGCTTCCTCGCGCTGCGCGGCGACCCGCCCGCGGACGCTCCCCCCGGCGAGACCGGGCTCGGGGATCTCGGCTCCGCCGGCGAGCTCGTGCAGCTCATCCACCGCGTCCAGAAGGAGCGCGTGCCCTTCGAGGAGCTCGACGTGCCGGGCGCCCCCGGCGCGAAGCGGCTCGCGAAGGGCGAGAAGGTGATGATCGCGGTCGCGGCCTTCCCGACCGGCCACCCGCGCTCCCGCTCGAGGGCGCAGGACATCGACACCCTCCTCGCGAAGGAGGCGGCGGGCGCGAATCTCGCGATCACGCAGCTCTTCTTCGAGGCCGACGACTACCTCGGCTTCGTGCAGCGGGCACGGGAGGCGGGGGTGCGGATGCGCATCCTGCCCGGCATCATGCCCGTGCTCTCCGCTCGTCGCCTGCACCGCATCGTCGAGCTCACCGGCGAGGCGCTCCCGGAGCAGCTCCTCCGCGACCTCGAGCGCGCGGACGAGCCGGAGGCCGTGGGGATCGCCCACGCCGCCCGGCTCGGTGCGCGACTGCTCGAGGGCGGCGCGCCCGGCCTCCACCTCTACACGTTCAACCGCGCCGAGGCGCCCCTCGCGGTGCTCCGCGAGACGGGGCTCCTCGACGACGCACCGACCCCGTCCACCCCCGCCCATCTCGTGAAGGACCCCGCATGA
- the hflX gene encoding GTPase HflX, whose amino-acid sequence MTIDDDARPERDPLDRVLANEQARAVGVSRFGAGSGQRASALQDDSAYEEDRDGAQLEREERAALRRVAGLSTELEDVTEVEYRKLRLENVVLIGVYSGGTLEDAEVSLRELAALAETAGAVVLDGLLQRRPHPDPATYIGRGKAQELADIVQAVGADTVVADTELAPSQRRALEDAVKVKVIDRTAVILDIFSQHAKSREGKAQVELAQLEYLLPRLRGWGESMSRQAGGQVGGAGAGMGSRGPGETKIELDRRRIHQQMSKLRKQIKGFAPAREAKRANRDRFEIPSVAIAGYTNAGKSSLLNRMTKAGVLVENALFATLDPTVRRTSTPDGRIYTLADTVGFVRNLPHQLVEAFRSTLEEVRDSQVIVHVVDGAHPDPAAQLSTVRDVIGEVDARDLPELVVFNKSDLLDEDARLLLRGLAPDAMFVSARTGEGVEALLDRIAELLPQPDTELELLVPYDRGDIVSAAHDGARVLETAYEEEGTRLSLLATAAQAARLQSMVDEVAAAPSAASSAAAPAD is encoded by the coding sequence ATGACGATCGACGACGACGCACGTCCCGAGCGGGACCCACTGGACCGCGTGCTGGCCAACGAGCAGGCGCGGGCCGTCGGGGTGTCCCGATTCGGCGCGGGCAGCGGTCAGCGCGCGAGCGCCCTGCAGGACGACTCGGCCTACGAGGAGGACCGCGACGGCGCGCAGCTGGAGCGCGAGGAGCGTGCCGCGCTGCGCCGCGTCGCCGGGCTCTCGACCGAGCTCGAGGACGTCACGGAGGTCGAGTACCGCAAGCTCCGCCTGGAGAACGTGGTGCTCATCGGCGTGTACTCGGGCGGCACCCTCGAGGACGCGGAGGTCTCGCTGCGCGAGCTCGCGGCCCTCGCGGAGACGGCCGGCGCGGTCGTGCTCGACGGCCTCCTCCAGCGGCGCCCGCACCCCGACCCCGCGACCTACATCGGCCGCGGCAAGGCGCAGGAGCTCGCGGACATCGTGCAGGCGGTCGGCGCCGACACGGTCGTCGCCGACACGGAGCTCGCCCCGAGCCAGCGTCGCGCGCTCGAGGATGCCGTGAAGGTCAAGGTGATCGACCGCACGGCCGTGATCCTCGACATCTTCAGCCAGCACGCGAAGAGCCGCGAGGGCAAGGCGCAGGTCGAGCTCGCGCAGCTCGAGTACCTGCTGCCGCGCCTCCGCGGCTGGGGCGAGTCGATGTCCCGTCAGGCGGGCGGCCAGGTCGGCGGCGCGGGAGCCGGCATGGGCTCGCGCGGCCCAGGTGAGACGAAGATCGAGCTCGATCGCCGGCGCATCCACCAGCAGATGTCGAAGCTGCGCAAGCAGATCAAGGGCTTCGCGCCGGCTCGCGAGGCGAAGCGCGCGAACCGCGACCGCTTCGAGATCCCGAGCGTCGCGATCGCGGGCTACACGAACGCCGGCAAGTCGAGCCTGCTCAACCGCATGACGAAGGCGGGCGTGCTCGTCGAGAACGCGCTCTTCGCGACCCTGGACCCGACGGTGCGCCGGACCTCGACCCCCGACGGCCGCATCTACACGCTCGCCGACACGGTCGGCTTCGTGCGCAACCTCCCGCACCAGCTCGTCGAGGCCTTCCGCTCGACGCTCGAGGAGGTCCGGGACTCCCAGGTCATCGTGCACGTCGTCGACGGCGCGCACCCGGATCCGGCGGCCCAGCTCTCGACCGTGCGCGATGTCATCGGCGAGGTCGACGCCCGGGATCTCCCGGAGCTCGTCGTCTTCAACAAGAGCGATCTCCTCGACGAGGATGCTCGGCTCCTGCTCCGCGGGCTCGCGCCGGACGCCATGTTCGTCTCGGCCCGCACCGGGGAGGGCGTGGAGGCGCTCCTCGACCGGATCGCGGAGCTCCTGCCGCAGCCGGACACCGAGCTCGAGCTCCTCGTGCCCTACGACCGCGGCGACATCGTCTCCGCGGCGCACGACGGCGCCCGCGTCCTCGAGACCGCGTACGAGGAGGAGGGCACGCGCCTCAGCCTCCTCGCGACGGCGGCGCAGGCGGCGCGCCTGCAGTCGATGGTCGACGAGGTCGCGGCGGCGCCCTCGGCCGCGTCCTCCGCGGCGGCTCCGGCCGACTGA
- a CDS encoding class I SAM-dependent methyltransferase: MASEHYFTAQPSGALVTRTVHVRLAGAERELVTAGGVFSPDRIDTGTQVLLQNVPAPPPGGNLLDLGCGWGPIALSLALESPRATVWAVDVNERALELVRRNADSLGLHNVNAVLARDVPADLVFRTIWSNPPIRVGKNELHSLLETWLPRLDEASDAWLVVQRNLGSDSLQRWMQTRFAEELAVSRAATNKGYRVLRARRRGQSSGSAISPE; encoded by the coding sequence ATGGCGAGCGAGCACTACTTCACGGCACAGCCGTCCGGTGCCCTCGTCACCCGCACCGTCCACGTCCGGCTGGCCGGCGCCGAGCGCGAGCTCGTGACCGCCGGCGGCGTCTTCAGCCCCGACCGCATCGACACCGGGACCCAGGTGCTGCTCCAGAACGTGCCGGCTCCGCCGCCGGGCGGGAACCTGCTGGACCTCGGCTGCGGCTGGGGGCCGATCGCCCTGTCGCTCGCCCTCGAGTCCCCTCGCGCGACCGTGTGGGCGGTCGACGTCAACGAGCGGGCGCTCGAGCTCGTGCGGCGCAATGCGGACTCGCTCGGTCTCCACAACGTCAACGCCGTGCTCGCCCGGGATGTTCCCGCCGACCTCGTCTTCCGGACGATCTGGTCGAATCCGCCCATCCGGGTCGGCAAGAACGAGCTCCACAGCCTCCTCGAGACCTGGCTGCCGCGCCTCGACGAGGCCTCCGACGCCTGGCTCGTCGTGCAGCGCAACCTCGGCTCCGACTCGCTCCAGCGCTGGATGCAGACGCGGTTCGCCGAGGAGCTGGCCGTCTCGCGCGCCGCGACGAACAAGGGCTACCGCGTGCTGCGGGCCAGGCGACGCGGTCAGAGCTCGGGCAGCGCGATCTCGCCCGAGTAG
- the dapF gene encoding diaminopimelate epimerase gives MTSALRFTKGHGTGNDFVLLVDADGERPLSRAQLAYLADRRFGIGGDGVIRAVRSAALDEPAARAASEAGAEWFMDYVNADGSPAEMCGNGMRVYLEHLLAEGLIELAVGETAAIGTRGGVRQVRREAGGSAVDLGRWVAVDGEPTVQALGLQVARPGQPIDVGNPHIVVALASDLELDGLDLHQAPLVDPAPVDGANIEFVVPADPLVLDGVGRIRMRVHERGSGETLSCGTGAAAAALATRLWAGAGAPDAWQVEVPGGTVGVRVIPDEAGDRVELSGPAELVYSGEIALPEL, from the coding sequence GTGACGAGCGCACTCCGATTCACCAAGGGCCACGGCACCGGCAACGACTTCGTGCTGCTCGTCGACGCCGACGGCGAGCGGCCGCTGAGCCGTGCGCAGCTCGCCTACCTGGCCGACCGGCGCTTCGGCATCGGCGGCGACGGCGTCATCCGCGCGGTCCGCTCGGCCGCCCTCGACGAGCCGGCGGCGCGCGCCGCGTCGGAGGCGGGCGCGGAGTGGTTCATGGACTATGTGAACGCCGACGGCAGCCCCGCCGAGATGTGCGGCAACGGCATGCGCGTCTACCTCGAGCACCTGCTCGCCGAGGGGCTCATCGAGCTCGCGGTCGGCGAGACGGCGGCGATCGGCACCCGCGGCGGAGTGCGCCAGGTGCGACGCGAGGCGGGCGGATCGGCCGTCGACCTCGGCCGCTGGGTCGCGGTCGACGGCGAGCCGACCGTGCAGGCGCTCGGCCTCCAGGTCGCGCGCCCCGGTCAGCCGATCGACGTCGGCAACCCGCACATCGTGGTCGCGCTCGCGAGCGACCTCGAGCTCGACGGCCTCGACCTGCACCAGGCGCCCCTCGTGGACCCCGCACCCGTCGACGGCGCGAACATCGAGTTCGTGGTGCCCGCCGATCCGCTCGTCCTCGACGGCGTCGGGCGCATCCGGATGCGCGTCCACGAGCGGGGGAGCGGCGAGACGCTCTCCTGCGGCACCGGCGCCGCGGCGGCGGCCCTCGCCACGCGCCTCTGGGCGGGCGCGGGCGCGCCCGACGCCTGGCAGGTCGAGGTCCCCGGCGGCACGGTCGGCGTGCGCGTCATCCCCGATGAGGCGGGCGATCGCGTCGAGCTGAGCGGACCGGCCGAGCTCGTCTACTCGGGCGAGATCGCGCTGCCCGAGCTCTGA
- the miaA gene encoding tRNA (adenosine(37)-N6)-dimethylallyltransferase MiaA — protein sequence MTARGEALPLIAIVGATGTGKSELSLDLAEALASRGHAAEIVNADAMQLYRGMDIGTAKLREPERRGIPHHLLDVLEPVEEASVARYQQVARATIEGILARGAVPIMVGGSGLYVSSVVYDFRFPGTDPEVRARLEAELEELGPGALHQRLRTIDAGSAEAIGPHNGRRLVRALEVVELTGTSVGGGLPSESALWRRTATIGLRLERAPLVERLDARVSRMWRSGLVGEVEALRPAGFGVTASRAIGYAQALLQLDGLLSEREAVERTAALTRRYARRQVGWFGRYRDTSWIAADDEARVGLATAAALALMP from the coding sequence GTGACGGCCCGCGGGGAGGCGCTGCCGCTCATCGCGATCGTCGGCGCCACCGGCACCGGCAAGAGCGAGCTCTCCCTCGACCTCGCCGAAGCCCTCGCCTCCCGCGGCCACGCCGCCGAGATTGTCAACGCCGACGCCATGCAGCTCTACCGCGGCATGGACATCGGCACGGCGAAGCTCCGCGAGCCCGAGCGGCGCGGCATCCCGCACCACCTGCTCGACGTGCTGGAGCCGGTCGAGGAGGCGAGCGTGGCCCGCTATCAACAGGTCGCCCGCGCGACGATCGAGGGCATCCTGGCCCGCGGCGCCGTGCCGATCATGGTCGGCGGCAGCGGCCTCTACGTCTCGAGCGTCGTCTACGACTTCCGCTTCCCGGGCACCGACCCCGAGGTGCGCGCCCGGCTCGAGGCCGAGCTCGAGGAGCTCGGCCCCGGTGCCCTCCACCAGCGGCTCCGCACCATCGACGCCGGGAGCGCCGAGGCGATCGGCCCCCACAACGGCCGACGGCTGGTGCGCGCCCTCGAGGTCGTCGAGCTCACCGGCACCTCGGTCGGCGGCGGGCTTCCGAGCGAGTCGGCGCTGTGGCGCCGCACCGCGACCATCGGGCTCCGGCTCGAGCGCGCCCCGCTCGTCGAGCGGCTCGACGCCCGCGTCTCGAGGATGTGGAGGTCGGGGCTCGTGGGCGAGGTCGAGGCGCTGCGGCCGGCCGGCTTCGGCGTCACCGCATCCCGGGCGATCGGCTACGCGCAGGCGCTCCTCCAGCTCGACGGGCTGCTCAGCGAGCGCGAGGCGGTGGAGCGCACCGCCGCGCTCACGCGCCGCTACGCGCGACGGCAGGTCGGCTGGTTCGGCCGCTACCGCGACACGAGCTGGATCGCGGCCGACGACGAGGCCCGCGTCGGCCTCGCGACAGCGGCGGCGCTAGCCTTGATGCCGTGA
- the miaB gene encoding tRNA (N6-isopentenyl adenosine(37)-C2)-methylthiotransferase MiaB, with translation MTLLEQSTPTADGTGRTYEVRTFGCQMNVHDSERLSGSLEAAGYARAGAGQEADVVVINTCAVRENADNKLYGTLGHLAAVKREHEGMQIAVGGCLAQKDTSTIVERAPWVDVVFGTHNMGSLPGLLERARHNGEAQLEILESLEVFPSTLPTRRESASSGWVSISVGCNNTCTFCIVPALRGKEKDRRPGDILSEIQLLVDDGAIEVTLLGQNVNSYGVEFGDRLAFGKLLRAAGAIEGLERIRFTSPHPAAFTDDVIEAMAETPSVMPQLHMPLQSGSDRILKAMRRSYRSERFLGILERVRERIPHAAITTDIIVGFPGETEEDFEETMRVVEASRFASAFTFQYSIRPGTPAATMDDQVPKAVVQARYERLTALQDRISAEENQSVVGREVEVLVAPSEGRRDGETQRLSGRAEDNRLVHFELTPGSIAPRPGDVATVRISRAAPHYLIADSADGAPIPVRRTRAGDAWDRAEAESCAVPAAPAGGTASGARSVSLGLPGLRPSS, from the coding sequence ATGACCCTTCTCGAGCAGAGCACGCCGACCGCCGACGGCACCGGGCGCACCTACGAGGTGCGGACCTTCGGATGCCAGATGAACGTCCACGACTCGGAGCGGCTGAGCGGCTCGCTCGAGGCGGCCGGCTACGCGCGGGCCGGCGCCGGCCAGGAGGCCGACGTCGTCGTCATCAACACCTGCGCGGTGCGCGAGAACGCCGACAACAAGCTCTACGGCACCCTCGGCCACCTCGCCGCCGTGAAGCGCGAGCACGAGGGCATGCAGATCGCGGTCGGCGGCTGCCTCGCGCAGAAGGACACGTCGACCATCGTCGAGAGGGCGCCCTGGGTGGATGTCGTCTTCGGCACCCACAACATGGGCTCGCTCCCGGGGCTCCTCGAGCGTGCCCGCCACAACGGCGAGGCCCAGCTCGAGATCCTCGAGTCGCTCGAGGTCTTCCCGTCCACCCTCCCGACCCGGCGCGAGTCGGCGTCCTCCGGCTGGGTCTCCATCTCGGTCGGCTGCAACAACACCTGCACCTTCTGCATCGTCCCCGCGCTCCGCGGCAAGGAGAAGGACCGCCGCCCGGGCGACATCCTCTCCGAGATCCAGCTGCTCGTCGACGACGGCGCGATCGAGGTCACGCTCCTCGGCCAGAACGTCAACTCCTACGGCGTCGAGTTCGGCGACCGACTCGCCTTCGGCAAGCTGCTCCGCGCGGCGGGCGCGATCGAGGGGCTCGAGCGCATCCGCTTCACGAGCCCGCATCCGGCGGCGTTCACCGATGACGTCATCGAGGCGATGGCCGAGACGCCGAGCGTCATGCCCCAGCTCCACATGCCGCTCCAGTCCGGCTCCGACCGCATCCTCAAGGCCATGCGGCGCTCCTACCGCTCGGAGCGCTTCCTCGGGATCCTCGAGCGCGTGCGCGAGCGCATCCCGCACGCCGCCATCACGACCGACATCATCGTCGGCTTCCCCGGCGAGACCGAGGAGGACTTCGAGGAGACGATGCGCGTCGTCGAGGCCTCGCGCTTCGCCTCCGCCTTCACCTTCCAGTACTCCATCCGCCCCGGCACGCCGGCGGCGACCATGGACGACCAGGTGCCGAAGGCGGTCGTGCAGGCGCGCTACGAGCGGCTCACGGCGCTCCAGGACCGCATCTCGGCGGAGGAGAACCAGTCCGTGGTCGGCCGCGAGGTCGAGGTGCTCGTCGCGCCCTCCGAGGGGCGCCGCGACGGCGAGACCCAGCGGCTCTCGGGTCGTGCCGAGGACAACCGCCTCGTGCACTTCGAGCTCACGCCCGGCAGCATCGCCCCCCGACCCGGCGACGTCGCGACCGTGCGCATCAGCCGCGCCGCGCCGCACTACCTGATCGCCGACTCGGCCGACGGCGCGCCCATCCCGGTCCGCCGCACCCGTGCAGGCGACGCCTGGGATCGCGCCGAGGCCGAGAGCTGCGCCGTTCCGGCCGCCCCCGCCGGCGGCACCGCGAGCGGCGCGCGCAGCGTGAGCCTCGGCCTTCCCGGCCTGCGTCCCTCCTCGTGA
- a CDS encoding regulatory protein RecX yields MSALTRRGLSRREVERTLATRDLAPEIVESEVERLERVGLIDDMALAQQLVGTLQERKGLGRSAIAAELTRRLVSPAAIEYALELVETGDELARAREIAEKRAGQLRHLDREVAERRLSAFLMRRGYGGSTVRAAVDAALPKRGANGTQVRFR; encoded by the coding sequence ATGAGCGCACTGACCCGCCGGGGGCTGTCGCGCCGAGAGGTCGAGCGCACGCTCGCGACGCGCGATCTCGCGCCCGAGATCGTCGAGTCGGAGGTCGAGCGGCTCGAGCGCGTCGGGCTCATCGACGACATGGCGCTCGCGCAGCAGCTCGTCGGCACGCTGCAGGAGCGCAAGGGGCTCGGCCGCTCGGCCATCGCCGCGGAGCTCACGCGGCGCCTCGTGTCGCCCGCTGCGATCGAGTACGCGCTCGAGCTCGTGGAGACCGGCGACGAGCTCGCCCGGGCACGCGAGATCGCCGAGAAGCGCGCCGGGCAGCTCCGGCACCTCGACCGCGAGGTCGCCGAGCGCCGGCTCTCCGCCTTCCTCATGCGGCGCGGCTACGGCGGCAGCACCGTCCGCGCCGCCGTCGACGCCGCGCTCCCGAAGCGCGGTGCGAACGGCACGCAGGTCCGGTTCCGATAG
- the recA gene encoding recombinase RecA has protein sequence MPNPADREKALETALAQIDRQFGKGTVMRLGSDERAPVAVIPTGSVALDVALGIGGLPRGRIIEIYGPESSGKTTLTLHAIANAQRNGGIAAFIDAEHALDPEYAKKLGVDIDALLVSQPDTGEQALEIADMLVRSGSIDLVVIDSVAALVPRAEIEGEMGDSHVGLQARLMSQALRKLTGGLNQTQTTMIFINQLREKIGVFFGSPETTAGGKALKFYASVRLDIRRIETLKDGSDAVGNRTRVKVVKNKMAPPFKQAEFDILYGVGISREGSLIDYGVEHLIVKKSGAWYTYDGDQLGQGKENARNFLIQNPDIAADIERKILAKLGVGGAVPVEEPGEANVESISGKLAARKAVGE, from the coding sequence ATGCCCAATCCCGCAGACCGCGAGAAGGCCCTCGAGACCGCACTCGCCCAGATCGACCGGCAGTTCGGCAAGGGCACGGTGATGCGACTCGGCAGCGACGAGCGCGCGCCGGTCGCCGTGATCCCCACGGGCTCCGTCGCGCTGGACGTGGCCCTCGGCATCGGCGGGCTCCCGCGCGGCCGCATCATCGAGATCTACGGCCCGGAGTCCTCCGGAAAGACGACGCTGACGCTCCACGCGATCGCGAACGCGCAGCGCAACGGCGGGATCGCCGCCTTCATCGACGCGGAGCACGCGCTCGACCCCGAGTACGCGAAGAAGCTCGGCGTCGACATCGACGCGCTCCTCGTCTCGCAGCCCGACACGGGCGAGCAGGCGCTCGAGATCGCCGACATGCTCGTGCGCTCGGGCTCGATCGACCTCGTCGTCATCGACTCGGTCGCGGCGCTCGTGCCCCGCGCGGAGATCGAGGGCGAGATGGGCGACAGCCACGTCGGCCTCCAGGCGCGCCTCATGTCGCAGGCGCTCCGCAAGCTCACGGGCGGACTGAACCAGACCCAGACCACGATGATCTTCATCAACCAGCTCCGCGAGAAGATCGGCGTGTTCTTCGGGAGCCCCGAGACCACCGCGGGCGGCAAGGCGCTGAAGTTCTACGCCTCGGTCCGCCTCGACATCCGCCGCATCGAGACCCTCAAGGACGGCTCGGACGCGGTCGGCAACCGCACGCGCGTCAAGGTCGTGAAGAACAAGATGGCGCCGCCCTTCAAGCAGGCGGAGTTCGACATCCTCTACGGCGTCGGGATCTCGCGCGAGGGCAGCCTCATCGACTACGGGGTCGAGCACCTCATCGTCAAGAAGTCGGGCGCCTGGTACACCTACGACGGCGATCAGCTGGGGCAGGGCAAGGAGAACGCCCGCAACTTCCTCATCCAGAACCCCGACATCGCGGCCGACATCGAGCGCAAGATCCTCGCGAAGCTCGGCGTCGGCGGCGCGGTGCCGGTCGAGGAGCCCGGCGAGGCGAACGTCGAGTCGATCAGCGGCAAGCTCGCGGCCCGCAAGGCCGTCGGGGAGTAG
- a CDS encoding DUF3046 domain-containing protein, producing MKISEFRRAVDDEFGAGFGRVLVRDSVLADLGDRTPEEALEAGLPAREVWLALCRSRDVPVDRRHGVGLPDPRS from the coding sequence GTGAAGATCAGCGAGTTCCGCCGCGCCGTCGACGACGAGTTCGGCGCGGGCTTCGGGCGCGTGCTCGTCCGCGACTCGGTGCTCGCGGATCTCGGCGACCGCACACCCGAGGAGGCGCTGGAGGCGGGACTTCCGGCGCGCGAGGTGTGGCTCGCGCTCTGCCGCTCCCGCGACGTGCCGGTGGACCGCCGGCACGGCGTCGGGCTCCCGGATCCGCGGAGCTGA
- a CDS encoding helix-turn-helix domain-containing protein: MILVRQEIGDVLRDVRLQKAMTLRQVASRASVALGYLSEVERGQKEASSEILASVAEALDTPISLIMREVGDRLAVIEGVDTVSPVVPDVLPDELVAEFDADLAVR; encoded by the coding sequence ATGATTCTGGTTCGACAGGAGATCGGCGACGTCCTCCGCGATGTCCGCCTGCAGAAGGCCATGACCCTGCGCCAGGTCGCCTCCCGCGCGAGCGTCGCGCTCGGCTACCTCAGCGAGGTGGAGCGCGGCCAGAAGGAGGCGTCGAGCGAGATCCTCGCCTCGGTCGCCGAGGCCCTCGACACCCCGATCTCGTTGATCATGCGCGAGGTGGGCGACCGCCTCGCCGTCATCGAGGGCGTCGACACGGTCTCGCCGGTCGTCCCCGACGTGCTCCCCGACGAGCTCGTGGCCGAGTTCGACGCCGACCTCGCGGTCCGCTGA
- a CDS encoding CinA family protein has product MSAESLVAALAARGMTLAVAESLTGGLVASSIIAVPGASQVLLGGVVAYATALKRDAVGVDAALLEREGAVHPEVAAQLADRVRGALAVDGRPADAGIGTTGVAGPAPQDGRAPGTVFVAAAAGERVVVEELELHGSRAEIRAAAAAAALELLERALDPGSVE; this is encoded by the coding sequence GTGAGCGCCGAGTCGCTCGTCGCCGCGCTCGCGGCGCGGGGGATGACGCTCGCGGTCGCGGAGTCGCTCACCGGCGGGCTGGTGGCCTCCTCGATCATCGCCGTGCCGGGGGCGTCGCAGGTGCTCCTCGGCGGCGTCGTCGCCTATGCGACGGCGCTCAAGCGGGATGCGGTCGGGGTGGATGCGGCGCTGCTGGAGCGGGAGGGCGCCGTCCACCCCGAGGTCGCCGCCCAGCTGGCCGACCGGGTCCGCGGCGCGCTCGCGGTCGACGGCCGCCCGGCGGATGCCGGCATCGGCACGACGGGCGTCGCGGGTCCGGCTCCCCAGGACGGCCGCGCGCCGGGCACGGTGTTCGTCGCGGCGGCGGCGGGGGAGCGCGTCGTCGTCGAGGAACTCGAGCTGCACGGCTCGCGTGCGGAGATCCGGGCGGCGGCGGCGGCGGCGGCGCTCGAGCTGCTCGAGCGGGCCCTCGATCCGGGGTCTGTGGAATAG
- the pgsA gene encoding CDP-diacylglycerol--glycerol-3-phosphate 3-phosphatidyltransferase, with protein sequence MRGRVARNGDTQASLGNVANIVTIARILMAPVFIWLLLADAGELGVLRWVAAGLFVFAIVTDSVDGLLARRQNLVTDFGKLVDPIADKVLIGGALVALVILRELPWWVAALILVREIGITVFRFIALRDRVIAASVWGKLKTVVQAVAISLALFPFALLLGSWVDIANLVLMSLAVVLTVGSGIEYLVAAARAGRSRA encoded by the coding sequence ATGCGAGGCCGCGTCGCCCGCAACGGCGACACGCAGGCCAGCCTCGGCAACGTGGCGAACATCGTCACGATCGCGCGCATCCTCATGGCGCCCGTCTTCATCTGGCTGCTCCTCGCGGATGCCGGCGAGCTCGGCGTGCTGCGCTGGGTCGCGGCGGGCCTCTTCGTCTTCGCGATCGTCACGGACTCGGTCGACGGCCTCCTCGCGCGCCGCCAGAACCTGGTGACCGACTTCGGCAAGCTCGTCGACCCGATCGCCGACAAGGTCCTCATCGGCGGCGCACTCGTCGCGCTCGTGATCCTGCGCGAGCTGCCCTGGTGGGTCGCCGCGCTCATCCTGGTGCGCGAGATCGGCATCACGGTGTTCCGCTTCATCGCGCTTCGCGACCGGGTGATCGCGGCCTCCGTCTGGGGCAAGCTCAAGACGGTCGTGCAGGCGGTCGCGATCTCGCTCGCCCTGTTCCCCTTCGCGCTCCTGCTCGGCTCCTGGGTCGACATCGCGAACCTCGTGCTCATGTCGCTCGCGGTGGTGCTGACGGTCGGCAGCGGGATCGAGTACCTCGTGGCGGCGGCCCGCGCGGGGCGCTCGCGCGCGTGA